In the genome of Hevea brasiliensis isolate MT/VB/25A 57/8 chromosome 14, ASM3005281v1, whole genome shotgun sequence, the window GTTGAAAGAAGCATTGTACGATGCAGAAGACTTGTTAGATGAATTTTCCGCACATGCTTTACGGCAACAAGTGATGAAAGGGTGTGGAATAGCGAAGGAGGTACGCCTTTTCTTTTCTAGTTCTAATCAGTTTGCTTATGGTCTCAAAATGGCTTTTGAAATCAAGGCCATTAGAGATAGACTAAAGGGTATTCACGAAAATAGATCAATGTTCTACTTAGAGGAGGGTTGCTTGAAGAAACATTTAAAATCTGAAGAAAGGGAGCAAACTCATTCATCTGCACCCAAAGTAGTTGTTGGTAGAGAAAATGATAagaatgaaattataaaaatcCTATTGTCCAACTATGAAGAGAATGTGTCAATTGTTTCTATTGTTGGTATTGGAGGATTAGGAAAGACAACGCTTGCTCAATTTGTGTACAGTGATGAGATAATAGAGACCCATTTTGAGCTCAAACTATGGGTTTCTGTTTCTGATCATTTTGATGTAAGATTAATAGTGGCAAAGATTTTAGAATCTGTTACTGGTGAGAGACATTTAGACCTTGAAATGAATACTTTGAAAAATCTTCTTCATGACAAAATTAATGGAAGAAAGTATTTGCTTGTGTTGGATGATATGTGGAATGAGAACTGGGAAAGATGGTTTCACTTGAAGGAATTGTTGGCTGGTGGTGCTAGAGGAAGTAGAATACTGGTAACGTCACGCCTAAAAAATGTTGCAGACATGATACAGTCGGATTCGATCTATGAATTAAAAGGTCTAAATGATGTTCATTCTTGGTCCCTGTTCACAGATATGGCATTTAAACAGGGGCAAGTTCCAAGCTCAAGCCATGAGGGAATTGGAAAGGAGATTATGGCAAAGTGTGCTGGAGTTCCTTTAGCCATAAGAGTAATAGGCCGTTTGttgtattttaaaaatacaaTATCTGAGTGGCAGTCCTTTAAAGATGAAGAACTCATAAACATAGATCACGAAGAGGATGGTATTTTACCAAATCTTAAGTTGAGTTATGATCATCTCCATTCACATTTGAAACGTTGTTTTGCCTATTGTAGCTTATTTCCAAAGGGCTATATAATCAATGTAGAATCATTGATATATCTTTGGATGGCTCAAGGATATATCAAATCATCAGATTCAAGACGATGTCTTGAAGATATAGGTTTTGAATATTTTACAGACCTTCTTTGGAGGTCATTCTTTCAAGTGCAAGAGGTGGATGTATTTGGTGTAACAAGTTGTAAAATGCATGATCTAATGCATGATCTTGCTGCATTAGTGGCTGGAGGAGAGAGTACACTTTTAAATTCGAAAGCAGAATGTATTGATGAAAGAGTTCGACATGTATTTTTTGTTGATGAATTAGACTCATGGGGGCATGTGTCTTCTTCCTTGCTTAATGCAAGGAAGGTACGAACTTTTGCTGCGCCAATTTGTAAAAGTGAGGAAGATCACTGCCATGTAATTTTTTCTAATTTGAAACGTTTGAGAGTGCTAAACTTGCATAATTCTGGAGTTGAGACAATTCCACGTAGTATTGCCAAATTGAAGCACATAAGATATCTTGATCTTTCTCATAACAAGGGCATTGAATTGCTTCCTGATTCCATAACTAAACTCCAAACCCTGCAAGTGCTCAAACTGACCAAGTGTGAAAGGCTTAGGCAGTTGCCAAAACGTATCAAAAAATTGGTCAGTCTGAGGCTTCTGAACATAGGGGGTTGTGATGGTTTGACTCACATGCCTCGGGGACTTAGAAAACTGACATCTCTCCAGAATTTGTCAACTTTCATAGTGGCAAAAGATAATGGCATCTCCAAGCATAGTGGTGGGCTTGGTGAGTTACATGACTTGGAGAACTTGAGAGGAAGGCTGGAAATCTTAAATCTGCTGTATGTAAAAAATCCAGCATCTGAATTTGAGGCGGCCAACTTGAAAGACAAGCAACACCTTCGGTCCTTGCTATTATCATGGAAATTGGGTCTTGATGGTGAT includes:
- the LOC110648180 gene encoding putative disease resistance protein RGA3 produces the protein MAEGIISNVAGELITKLGSRHIRTIGLWGGVKAELKKLENTVSMIQAVVLDAEEQYSKSNQVKIWVESLKEALYDAEDLLDEFSAHALRQQVMKGCGIAKEVRLFFSSSNQFAYGLKMAFEIKAIRDRLKGIHENRSMFYLEEGCLKKHLKSEEREQTHSSAPKVVVGRENDKNEIIKILLSNYEENVSIVSIVGIGGLGKTTLAQFVYSDEIIETHFELKLWVSVSDHFDVRLIVAKILESVTGERHLDLEMNTLKNLLHDKINGRKYLLVLDDMWNENWERWFHLKELLAGGARGSRILVTSRLKNVADMIQSDSIYELKGLNDVHSWSLFTDMAFKQGQVPSSSHEGIGKEIMAKCAGVPLAIRVIGRLLYFKNTISEWQSFKDEELINIDHEEDGILPNLKLSYDHLHSHLKRCFAYCSLFPKGYIINVESLIYLWMAQGYIKSSDSRRCLEDIGFEYFTDLLWRSFFQVQEVDVFGVTSCKMHDLMHDLAALVAGGESTLLNSKAECIDERVRHVFFVDELDSWGHVSSSLLNARKVRTFAAPICKSEEDHCHVIFSNLKRLRVLNLHNSGVETIPRSIAKLKHIRYLDLSHNKGIELLPDSITKLQTLQVLKLTKCERLRQLPKRIKKLVSLRLLNIGGCDGLTHMPRGLRKLTSLQNLSTFIVAKDNGISKHSGGLGELHDLENLRGRLEILNLLYVKNPASEFEAANLKDKQHLRSLLLSWKLGLDGDDDVDNGVNDDEISIEELQPHLNLKCLTVNGCGRVKFPSWVSSLTNLVILEIDNCKKCQCVPALDQFRSLQSLTFKNFSDLEYIESNDMSGSTLFFPSLEKLMLMNCPNLKGWWRESLVPELLQFHRLADLWIESCYSLASMPLIPSVERLEVRNASMKSLEDILKVKISVSQCPPLSRLTTLRIEKIEDLEFLPEELLQNLTSLRHLVIVDCLRITTLSNAIRHLTSLQVLNIEGCKEQLLDDENDSGTQWQWLRNLQHFVITNFQKLTRLPEGLQHVTTLQKLSIKSCPNLMSLPEWMGNLTALQVLEIDNCPQLSERCRNDVAGADRHKIAHIPSIRISD